The following coding sequences are from one Neurospora crassa OR74A linkage group I, whole genome shotgun sequence window:
- a CDS encoding cytoplasmic dynein 1 light intermediate chain translates to MAANTNRYSTYTTASTGSDSRNGEKEKKELWSSMLDSVASAKRLPEKNILLLGGSVDSQREFFESLSRNELRRNTDRQGSRKPPIANSFALGYTYYDVLDADQEDTLARISLYTLTDPSPAFASLIQPLITPQSIPNTLIVILLDWSQPWKWMRQLREWILLLRTVFQKLNRECSATMEEVMTVWRERGRGGGLNLDGTSAVPTTSADADVSLPVGPGEWEDALGMPLCVVCQNAEKMDHLEKTQGWKEEEFDVVLQFLRTILLRHGASLIYTTPSLPSQLPTLVHSSLGIHSLLKKQPLKHNVIDRDKILVPPNWDSWGKIRVLREGFDVEAVSSGWTADLSIPWPRQPQRVANGDDEQQGETNDTETGDEEHELDEDEYEEPTEPDGSSVALYEASVQDPTMDALHIAGSSSHSTKLEVQTTETQQFLEKQLKLLDVYKQKNEEPTGHLARIKSARKTTSDSLTAEDDHLKQQAEAKVLEHIGPVQFNMGGIQVDADDMLQRLKERQAFGTSPEPLSPEDETVEETPQMDTENLQAFFTGLMNRSRQS, encoded by the exons ATGGCGGCCAACACGAACAGATACTCGACCTACACGACCGCGTCGACGGGTTCCGACTCCAGAAATGgcgaaaaggagaagaaggagctcTGGAGCTCCATGTTGGACTCCGTTGCCAGCGCCAAACGTCTCCCCGAAAAGAACATTTTGCTCCTCGGTGGTAGTGTTGACTCCCAGCGCGAGTTCTTCGAATCCCTTTCTAGGAACGAGCTCCGGCGCAACACCGACCGCCAGGGCTCACGCAAACCACCCATCGCAAACAGCTTCGCCCTCGGATACACATATTACGACGTCCTAGATGCCGACCAGGAAGACACCCTAGCGCGCATCTCTCTCTACACCCTTACCGACCCCTCGCCCGCATTTGCCTCCCTTATACAGCCTCTTATCACGCCGCAGTCGATACCGAATACGCTGATAGTTATCCTGCTGGACTGGTCACAGCCTTGGAAATGGATGCGCCAACTGAGAGAGTGGATTTTACTGTTACGAACCGTCTTTCAGAAACTCAACCGCGAATGCTCGGCAACTATGGAAGAGGTCATGACCGTTTGGAGGGAACGAGGTCGAGGTGGAGGGCTCAACTTGGATGGTACCAGTGCTGTCCCGACTACGTCTGCGGATGCTGATGTTTCCCTTCCGGTTGGTCCTGGAGAGTGGGAGGATGCCTTGGGTATGCCACTTTGCGTGGTGTGCCAGAAT GCCGAGAAGATGGACCATTTGGAGAAGACTCAAGGctggaaagaagaggagtttGACGTGGTACTACAGTTCCTCCGAACGATTCTCTTACGGC ACGGCGCATCCCTCATTTACACCACTCCCTCGTTGCCCTCACAACTACCCACTCTAGTGCACTCCAGCCTGGGCATTCATTCTCTGCTCAAGAAGCAACCACTCAAACACAACGTCATCGACAGAGATAAGATTCTCGTGCCCCCGAACTGGGACTCTTGGGGTAAAATCCGTGTGCTCAGGGAAGGATTTGATGTCGAGGCGGTCAGCTCCGGATGGACAGCGGATCTAAGCATACCGTGGCCAAGGCAACCCCAACGCGTCGCCAATGGTGACGATGAACAACAAGGCGAGACAAACGACACCGAGACTGGTGATGAAGAGCATGAACTTGACGAGGATGAGTACGAAGAGCCAACAGAGCCCGATGGATCCTCTGTTGCATTGTACGAGGCTTCTGTACAAGATCCAACCATGGACGCGCTCCATATTGCCGGTTCGAGCAGTCACTCGACCAAGTTGGAAGTGCAGACAACAGAGACACAACAGTTCTTGGAAAAGCAGCTGAAGTTGTTAGATGTATACAAGCAAAAGAACGAGGAGCCAACCGGCCATCTGGCCAGGATAAAGAGCGCCAGGAAAACGACGTCGGACTCGTTGACGGCGGAGGACGACCACCTCAAACAGCAAGCCGAGGCCAAGGTCTTGGAGCATATTGGCCCGGTGCAGTTCAACATGGGAGGCATTCAGGTGGATGCCGACGACATGCTCCAGCGACTTAAG GAACGCCAAGCCTTCGGCACCTCGCCTGAACCTCTTAGCCCCGAGGACGAGACTGTGGAGGAGACTCCCCAGATGGACACCGAGAACCTGCAAGCATTCTTCACTGGCCTTATGAACAGGAGCCGGCAGTCATGA